One genomic window of Nevskia ramosa DSM 11499 includes the following:
- a CDS encoding DUF4394 domain-containing protein produces MSFSRLSLPSLRHLLRAALIVAAGAAIVGCKEGRDAYAITDSGSLIKFQTDKPESLDNTMTITGLADGESILQIDFRAETEVLYGLTSNNRIATIDTGTGAATLVSATPFLPAGATLNQPVMDINPAQDFIRIIDYQPGNSGIDTNILRVDPLSGALLQSDGTLLRFNDSDTNDGEVVQLAAIAHTNNDQDATTTTLYGLEFNTQSLVRITNAGVLTTVGVLDRGFVAVAGFDVVRERGNKPEDIGTAYVAIAERNNTSRFYEINLTDGNTSGTGSGTNGSEIGSGLQIRSLAVSPKPPKRNGLGN; encoded by the coding sequence ATGTCGTTTTCCCGCCTGTCTCTGCCCAGCCTGCGCCATCTGCTGCGCGCCGCTCTGATCGTTGCCGCCGGTGCCGCGATCGTCGGCTGCAAGGAAGGCCGCGATGCCTATGCGATCACCGATAGCGGCTCGCTGATCAAGTTCCAGACCGACAAGCCGGAATCGCTCGACAACACGATGACGATCACGGGCCTCGCCGATGGCGAATCGATCCTGCAGATCGATTTCCGAGCCGAGACGGAAGTGCTGTATGGCCTGACCAGCAACAACCGGATCGCCACCATCGACACGGGCACTGGCGCCGCGACCCTGGTCAGCGCCACGCCATTCTTGCCAGCGGGGGCAACGCTGAACCAGCCCGTGATGGACATCAATCCGGCGCAGGATTTCATCCGCATCATCGATTACCAGCCGGGCAATAGCGGGATCGACACCAACATCCTGCGCGTCGATCCCCTGAGCGGTGCGCTGCTGCAGAGCGATGGCACCTTGCTGCGCTTCAACGACAGCGACACCAACGACGGCGAAGTGGTGCAGCTGGCCGCGATCGCCCACACCAACAACGATCAGGACGCGACGACAACGACGCTCTACGGCCTGGAATTCAACACCCAGAGCCTGGTGCGCATCACCAACGCCGGCGTGCTGACCACGGTCGGCGTGCTCGATCGCGGCTTCGTTGCGGTCGCCGGTTTCGACGTCGTCCGCGAGCGCGGCAACAAGCCGGAAGACATCGGCACCGCCTATGTCGCCATCGCCGAGCGCAACAACACCTCGCGCTTCTACGAGATCAATCTCACCGACGGCAACACCTCCGGCACCGGCAGCGGCACCAATGGCAGCGAGATCGGCAGCGGCCTGCAGATCCGCTCGCTGGCGGTCTCGCCGAAGCCGCCGAAGCGCAACGGCCTGGGTAATTGA
- a CDS encoding sugar O-acetyltransferase, translated as MKTEKQKMLAGELYDPIDSVLSQERDRCRNLCLALNATREEQKEERQRLLNELFGKETDAWIQPPFFCDYGSNIVLGTKVFFNFNCVVLDVMPVTIGDNVLFGPAVQIYTATHPISAAERRKWLESARPITIGSDVWVGGGAVICPGVTIGDRSVIGAGSVVTRDIPADVFAAGNPARIVRRLDEEASAPSGAG; from the coding sequence ATGAAAACCGAAAAACAGAAGATGCTCGCCGGCGAGTTGTATGACCCGATCGATTCTGTGCTGAGCCAGGAACGAGACCGTTGCCGCAACCTGTGCCTGGCGCTGAACGCGACGCGCGAAGAGCAGAAGGAAGAACGTCAGCGCCTGCTGAACGAGCTGTTCGGCAAGGAGACCGATGCCTGGATACAGCCACCGTTCTTCTGCGATTACGGCAGCAACATCGTTCTGGGCACCAAGGTGTTCTTCAACTTCAACTGCGTGGTGCTCGATGTCATGCCGGTGACCATCGGCGACAACGTGCTGTTCGGCCCCGCGGTGCAGATCTACACGGCCACGCATCCGATCAGCGCGGCGGAGCGGCGCAAGTGGCTGGAGTCCGCAAGGCCTATCACCATCGGTTCGGATGTCTGGGTCGGTGGTGGCGCAGTGATCTGCCCGGGCGTGACGATCGGCGATCGATCGGTGATCGGCGCCGGCAGTGTGGTCACTCGCGATATTCCGGCGGATGTCTTTGCCGCCGGCAATCCGGCGCGCATCGTTCGTCGCCTCGATGAAGAGGCGTCAGCACCCAGTGGCGCAGGCTGA
- a CDS encoding flavin-containing monooxygenase, whose product MSQVQSAAKQVDAVVVGAGFAGMYGIQRLREKGLKVQGFEAGHSVGGTWYWNRYPGARVDSQAYIYQYWFSDELIKEWDWSERFPAQPETEKYLNHVADKFEIRKDFQFETKVEAAKWDDGAKRWTVTTDKGDVVSAQFLLMSTGGLSAPLVPPFKHHEKFKGQIIHTGRWPKEGVDFAGKKVGVIGTGATGIQVVQTIAPQVGQLTVYQRTANYTIPMRNPKYDDADRAGLKAGAKAMHKRVNSTFAGFDYDWQATDLMAMNPEAREAQLNEWFADGSLGFWIGSIQGVLMDESINAVFSDFVKRKIRARVHDPKVADLLVPDDHGFGTRRVPLETKYYEAFNQPNVKLVSVKKTPIVEFTEHGIRTTEGEQELDIVIFATGFDAGTGALTRVDVRGEGGQSLRDDWNQHGIHTTMGLQVHGYPNMFMTMAPYSPAAAFCNVPTCLQQQVDWIADCVDYVRKTGKQAIQPGAEIENNWLAHHDEVANLTLVPKTNSWYMGSNVEGKPRRLLAYAGGAQNYRAVCDDLKAKQYQGFEIA is encoded by the coding sequence ATGAGTCAGGTCCAGTCCGCAGCGAAGCAGGTGGATGCAGTGGTAGTCGGCGCCGGGTTTGCCGGCATGTACGGCATCCAGCGCCTGCGCGAGAAAGGCCTGAAGGTGCAGGGCTTCGAAGCCGGGCACAGCGTTGGCGGCACCTGGTACTGGAATCGTTATCCAGGCGCCAGAGTCGACAGCCAGGCCTACATCTACCAGTACTGGTTCTCCGACGAGCTGATCAAGGAATGGGACTGGAGCGAGCGCTTTCCAGCCCAGCCGGAGACCGAGAAGTACCTGAACCATGTCGCCGACAAGTTCGAGATCCGCAAGGATTTCCAGTTCGAGACCAAGGTCGAGGCCGCGAAGTGGGATGACGGCGCCAAGCGCTGGACGGTGACCACCGACAAGGGCGATGTAGTCAGCGCCCAGTTCCTGCTGATGAGCACGGGCGGCCTGTCCGCGCCGCTGGTGCCGCCGTTCAAGCATCACGAGAAGTTCAAGGGCCAGATCATCCATACCGGCCGCTGGCCGAAGGAAGGTGTGGATTTCGCCGGCAAGAAAGTCGGCGTGATCGGCACCGGCGCCACCGGTATCCAGGTAGTCCAGACCATCGCTCCGCAGGTCGGCCAGCTGACCGTCTACCAGCGCACCGCGAACTACACGATTCCGATGCGCAACCCGAAGTACGACGATGCCGATCGCGCCGGGCTCAAGGCCGGTGCCAAGGCGATGCACAAGCGCGTCAACAGCACCTTCGCCGGCTTCGACTACGACTGGCAGGCCACCGATCTGATGGCAATGAATCCGGAAGCGCGCGAGGCCCAGCTGAACGAATGGTTCGCCGACGGCTCGCTGGGTTTCTGGATCGGCTCGATCCAGGGCGTGCTGATGGACGAGAGCATCAACGCGGTGTTCTCGGATTTCGTCAAGCGGAAGATTCGCGCCCGCGTCCATGATCCGAAGGTTGCGGATCTGCTGGTGCCGGACGATCACGGTTTCGGCACCCGCCGCGTGCCGCTGGAAACCAAGTACTACGAAGCCTTCAACCAGCCGAACGTGAAGCTGGTCAGCGTCAAGAAGACGCCGATCGTCGAATTCACCGAGCACGGCATCCGCACCACCGAAGGCGAGCAGGAGCTGGACATCGTCATCTTCGCCACCGGCTTCGATGCCGGCACCGGCGCGCTGACCCGAGTCGATGTGCGCGGTGAAGGTGGCCAGTCACTGCGGGACGACTGGAACCAGCACGGCATCCACACCACGATGGGCCTGCAGGTGCACGGCTACCCGAACATGTTCATGACCATGGCGCCGTACTCGCCGGCCGCCGCGTTCTGCAACGTGCCCACCTGCCTGCAGCAGCAGGTGGACTGGATTGCCGACTGCGTCGACTACGTGCGCAAGACCGGCAAGCAGGCGATCCAGCCCGGCGCCGAGATCGAGAACAACTGGCTGGCCCATCACGACGAAGTGGCGAACCTGACCTTGGTGCCGAAAACCAACTCCTGGTACATGGGCAGCAACGTCGAAGGCAAGCCTCGTCGCCTGCTGGCCTATGCCGGTGGCGCCCAGAATTACCGTGCGGTCTGCGATGACCTGAAGGCCAAGCAGTACCAAGGTTTCGAGATCGCCTGA
- a CDS encoding limonene-1,2-epoxide hydrolase family protein, producing MTAQQTVEAFIANWPKADRFYPCVREYFTADCLYENIGVSKTTGPEEAIAWFTMMSTQLPFVSIDVDMLAIAAVGDTVLTERIDYLKDKDGNTLLTIPLMGIFKLRDGKICEWRDYFDTTPFKG from the coding sequence ATGACCGCCCAGCAAACCGTCGAAGCCTTCATCGCCAACTGGCCCAAGGCCGACCGCTTCTATCCCTGCGTCCGCGAATACTTCACGGCCGATTGCCTGTACGAAAACATCGGCGTATCGAAGACCACCGGGCCGGAAGAAGCGATCGCCTGGTTCACGATGATGAGCACGCAGCTGCCGTTCGTCTCGATCGATGTCGACATGCTGGCGATCGCCGCCGTCGGCGACACCGTGCTGACCGAACGCATCGATTACCTCAAGGACAAGGACGGCAACACGCTGCTGACGATCCCGCTGATGGGCATCTTCAAGCTGCGCGACGGCAAGATCTGCGAGTGGCGCGACTACTTCGATACCACGCCCTTCAAAGGCTGA
- a CDS encoding GFA family protein: MPTGSCLCGGIRFRIDAVLAPIQVCHCSQCRKAQGGPFATNTPVSEAAFQLLAGAELLTSFESSPGKQRFFCRRCGSPIYSSKASLPGVLRIRAGLLDEPLSVAIAAHFHTGSKAGWWPITDELPQS, translated from the coding sequence ATGCCTACCGGCAGCTGCCTGTGCGGCGGCATCCGGTTCCGTATCGACGCCGTGCTGGCACCGATCCAGGTCTGCCATTGCTCGCAATGCCGCAAGGCCCAGGGCGGGCCCTTCGCGACCAATACGCCGGTGTCGGAAGCGGCATTCCAGTTGCTTGCCGGCGCCGAACTGCTGACCTCGTTCGAGTCCTCACCAGGCAAGCAGCGCTTCTTCTGTCGCCGCTGCGGCTCGCCGATCTACAGCAGCAAGGCCAGCTTGCCGGGCGTGCTGCGGATCAGGGCCGGCTTGCTCGACGAACCGCTGTCCGTGGCCATCGCAGCTCACTTCCACACGGGCTCGAAAGCAGGCTGGTGGCCGATCACTGACGAGCTGCCGCAGTCATGA
- a CDS encoding type III pantothenate kinase, with the protein MSDAATRLLIDVGNSRLKWALADDHAMLVSAQALAHGGDPASVVELLTLAADIREAWIANVTGEAHGERLAAALAVRHHLRPRFAKPIDGLQGLRIAYEDPSRLGVDRWLALLAAWSRDRAAACVVSAGTALTFDAVDDRGQHLGGIIASGLTTAQQAVLGATRFAAAGPEFQYTAGLGSDTEACVRQGALHACVGLVERLTARYGGQRRYLTGGDAETLRPYLAGDWIVVPDLVLEGLQQMPA; encoded by the coding sequence ATGAGCGACGCTGCCACACGGCTGTTGATCGACGTCGGCAACAGCCGGCTGAAATGGGCGCTGGCTGATGATCACGCGATGCTCGTGTCGGCGCAGGCGCTGGCGCATGGTGGCGATCCGGCATCGGTGGTCGAGTTGCTGACCTTGGCAGCCGATATTCGCGAGGCCTGGATCGCCAACGTCACCGGCGAGGCGCACGGCGAGCGCTTGGCAGCGGCGCTGGCAGTGCGCCATCACCTGCGCCCGCGTTTTGCGAAGCCGATCGACGGTCTGCAAGGCTTGCGGATCGCTTACGAAGATCCATCCCGCCTTGGCGTCGATCGCTGGCTGGCGCTGCTCGCGGCCTGGTCGCGAGACCGGGCCGCGGCCTGTGTGGTCAGTGCCGGTACCGCGCTGACTTTCGATGCCGTCGACGATCGCGGCCAGCACCTCGGCGGCATCATCGCCTCCGGCCTGACCACCGCGCAGCAGGCGGTACTCGGCGCAACGCGCTTCGCCGCCGCCGGCCCCGAGTTCCAGTACACCGCAGGCCTCGGCAGCGATACCGAAGCCTGCGTGCGCCAGGGCGCGCTGCATGCCTGCGTGGGCTTGGTCGAACGGCTGACTGCCCGCTACGGCGGCCAGCGCCGCTATCTCACCGGCGGCGATGCCGAGACCTTGCGCCCTTACCTGGCCGGTGACTGGATCGTGGTGCCGGATCTGGTGCTCGAAGGCTTGCAGCAGATGCCGGCCTGA
- a CDS encoding MAPEG family protein, which yields MKASNLSQNQRGVIKGMATGLALAAAATALFAYVLYPLGASLAERASLLALCLLPPAAMLAISIARLAKHRFFTPADIDGSALTEGSDRARLLQALLQNTLEQVALAVPIYAAWAFLAPARLLGALAAASGLFLLARLLFFKHYASGAAARSLGFALTFYPTVLLLIGLVPLSLQKVFG from the coding sequence TTGAAAGCAAGCAACCTCAGCCAGAATCAACGCGGCGTGATCAAGGGCATGGCCACCGGTCTAGCACTCGCTGCCGCTGCGACGGCCTTGTTTGCATATGTGCTGTATCCACTCGGGGCCTCACTTGCAGAAAGAGCGTCACTGCTGGCGCTCTGCTTGCTGCCTCCGGCCGCGATGCTGGCGATCTCGATTGCTCGACTGGCGAAGCACCGTTTCTTCACGCCAGCCGATATCGATGGCAGTGCGCTGACCGAGGGCAGCGACCGCGCCAGGCTGCTGCAGGCTTTGCTGCAGAACACCCTGGAGCAAGTGGCGCTTGCGGTGCCGATCTATGCCGCATGGGCGTTCCTGGCGCCGGCCCGCTTGCTGGGCGCGCTGGCAGCGGCATCGGGGCTTTTCCTGCTGGCGCGATTGCTGTTCTTCAAGCATTACGCTTCCGGTGCCGCGGCTCGGTCGCTCGGTTTCGCGCTGACTTTCTATCCGACGGTTCTGCTCCTGATCGGGCTGGTTCCTCTGAGTCTGCAGAAGGTTTTCGGCTAG
- a CDS encoding DUF1272 domain-containing protein → MLELRPNCECCDRDLPPDSDQARICSFECTFCDSCATEVLHGRCPNCGGELLARPRRPLLKLALNPASTVRVLKPVGCGPLP, encoded by the coding sequence ATGCTCGAACTCAGACCGAACTGCGAATGCTGCGACCGCGACCTGCCGCCGGATTCCGATCAGGCACGCATCTGCTCGTTCGAATGCACGTTCTGCGACAGCTGCGCGACCGAGGTGCTGCACGGCCGCTGCCCGAACTGCGGCGGCGAACTACTGGCCCGGCCGCGTCGGCCGCTGCTCAAGCTGGCCTTGAATCCCGCCTCTACGGTGCGTGTGCTGAAGCCGGTGGGTTGCGGCCCGTTACCTTGA
- a CDS encoding cysteine-rich CWC family protein: MSLPPAIRRASFVASMKRRQHPVAQAEALPQSDPMTQPTPFRNLSCPLCGGANACAPAQCGSFDTACWCQTASFDPALLAAVPEAARGLACICARCAAASISTVLP; encoded by the coding sequence ATGTCTTTGCCGCCGGCAATCCGGCGCGCATCGTTCGTCGCCTCGATGAAGAGGCGTCAGCACCCAGTGGCGCAGGCTGAAGCCCTGCCACAATCTGATCCGATGACTCAGCCAACACCCTTTCGCAATCTGTCCTGCCCCTTGTGCGGCGGCGCCAACGCCTGTGCGCCGGCGCAATGCGGCAGCTTCGACACGGCGTGCTGGTGCCAGACCGCGTCGTTTGATCCGGCGCTGCTGGCCGCGGTTCCCGAGGCTGCACGCGGCTTGGCCTGCATTTGCGCCCGCTGTGCGGCAGCATCGATTTCCACCGTCCTGCCGTAG
- a CDS encoding biotin--[acetyl-CoA-carboxylase] ligase: MTRALDDAALLPLADALAAGDWVSGEALAATAGVSRAALAKRIAQIEAWGLDIEARPGLGYRLTAPLERLDAAAIRVGLSPASAARLAGLDVALRVDSTNQRLIEAASANDPQALFAEAQTAGRGRRGRDWRSPFGANLYLSLAWSFAGWPPKLGTLPLAVGVATARALAASGLSSVQLKWPNDLRIGDAKLGGILIESRSEIGGACRVIIGLGLNVAMTAGQGAHLEQAWTSVHATQLAVGRPTATRNALATAVLDSLLAALAQFEQDGFASFLADWNRLDLAAGRAVRIEGATTLEGHACGIDPDGALIVESADGQRHHVHAGEVSLRLPAAAA, encoded by the coding sequence ATGACCCGCGCGCTCGATGACGCAGCGCTGCTGCCGCTGGCTGATGCCTTGGCAGCCGGCGACTGGGTGTCCGGCGAAGCACTGGCGGCAACCGCCGGCGTCAGCCGCGCCGCACTCGCCAAGCGCATCGCCCAGATCGAAGCCTGGGGGCTCGATATCGAAGCGCGGCCCGGTCTCGGCTATCGGCTGACCGCGCCGCTGGAACGGCTCGATGCCGCCGCGATTCGCGTCGGTCTGTCGCCGGCATCGGCCGCGCGGCTGGCTGGGCTCGACGTCGCCTTGCGCGTCGATTCGACCAACCAGCGCCTGATCGAAGCCGCTTCCGCCAACGATCCGCAGGCGCTGTTCGCCGAAGCGCAGACCGCCGGCCGCGGTCGCCGCGGCCGTGACTGGCGCTCGCCGTTCGGCGCCAACCTGTACCTGTCGCTGGCCTGGAGCTTCGCCGGCTGGCCACCGAAGCTCGGCACCCTGCCGCTCGCGGTTGGCGTGGCCACGGCGCGCGCGCTGGCGGCGTCCGGCCTGTCCAGCGTGCAACTCAAATGGCCGAACGATCTGCGCATCGGCGACGCGAAACTCGGCGGCATCCTGATCGAAAGCCGCAGCGAGATCGGCGGCGCCTGCCGGGTGATCATCGGCCTGGGCCTCAATGTCGCAATGACCGCCGGGCAGGGTGCGCATCTCGAACAGGCCTGGACTTCGGTGCACGCAACACAGCTCGCCGTCGGCCGGCCGACGGCTACGAGGAATGCGCTGGCAACCGCCGTGCTCGACAGCCTGCTCGCCGCGCTCGCGCAGTTCGAGCAGGACGGCTTCGCCAGCTTCCTCGCCGACTGGAATCGCCTCGATCTCGCTGCCGGCCGCGCGGTGCGCATCGAAGGTGCGACCACGCTCGAAGGCCACGCCTGCGGCATCGATCCGGATGGCGCGCTGATCGTCGAAAGTGCGGACGGTCAACGCCATCATGTCCACGCCGGCGAAGTCAGCCTGCGGCTGCCGGCCGCCGCCGCATGA
- the plsY gene encoding glycerol-3-phosphate 1-O-acyltransferase PlsY, translated as MLELILKFLAAYLLGGVMGGDVMRRLAGGADLRGSGSGNVGATNALRTRGAKFALGVLAIDIGKGVLAALVLPLIPLPGADPALSLAIPYACGLCAALGHCYPVFQNFKGGKGVATLAGVFGALLPAALPWLILAFALVVMLSGYVSLASIAGGTAALLYVSCFGSGFWSLAGGFTAAMLALILFKHRENIGRLFAGTESRFEKARVLGKLFDRAPRA; from the coding sequence ATGCTTGAACTGATCCTCAAATTTCTCGCCGCCTACCTGCTCGGCGGCGTCATGGGCGGCGACGTGATGCGCCGCCTCGCCGGCGGTGCCGATCTGCGCGGCAGCGGTTCCGGCAATGTCGGTGCGACCAATGCGCTGCGCACCCGGGGGGCGAAATTCGCGCTCGGCGTGCTGGCGATCGACATCGGCAAGGGCGTGCTCGCGGCACTGGTGCTGCCGCTGATTCCGCTGCCCGGCGCTGACCCGGCGCTGAGCCTGGCAATTCCATACGCCTGTGGCCTGTGTGCGGCGCTCGGCCATTGCTATCCGGTGTTCCAGAATTTCAAGGGCGGCAAGGGCGTGGCGACCTTGGCCGGCGTGTTCGGCGCGCTGCTGCCGGCAGCCTTGCCGTGGCTGATCCTGGCCTTCGCGCTGGTGGTGATGCTGAGCGGTTACGTCAGCCTCGCGTCGATCGCTGGCGGCACCGCTGCGCTGCTGTACGTGAGCTGCTTCGGCAGCGGCTTCTGGTCGCTGGCCGGCGGCTTCACGGCGGCGATGCTGGCGCTGATCCTGTTCAAGCATCGCGAGAATATCGGCCGCCTGTTCGCCGGCACCGAGTCGCGCTTCGAGAAGGCACGCGTGCTCGGCAAGCTGTTCGATCGCGCCCCGCGCGCATGA
- a CDS encoding M61 family metallopeptidase: MSTVRYWVRCEPLAHRYRISGEFTVVSAPILRLPSWIRGSYLVRDFAKHVQGLAVFADDVPVAITRLDKRSFRVEGQGRIRLEYAVHALDPSVRKAWLDTRRGFFNGSSLFYCPAGFERSRYEIVVERPDVAIAPNWQLATALSAVAIDADGFGEYAAADYETLIDCPVEMAAFQQVAFDVDGVPHSLILSGRCEPDLPRLAADITRICHVQRELFGQQPAMDKYLFLTQVTGNGYGGLEHRTSTALVTARDALPRPGMSGLRKGYRGFLGLVSHEYFHLWNVKRITAARFADNDLSAEAYSEDLWAYEGVTSYYDDLMLLRAGLIDAPVYLDLVAEAATRLARTPGRFVQTLADASFEAWIKYYQPDEQTPNAAVNYYVKGALVTLCLDLWLRRHSSVTLDEVMRTLWQRYGSRDVGVPEGGLEAVAAEISGLNLDLPLDAWLRSTTELPMAELLAEFGVTAILRNSSGASDEGGRSESKHTPPVTLGLNLRAGETTVATVFSGGAAEGAGLAAGDQLLAIDGLKLTAGNWANRMETLRPGVTVTLAFFRGDELLSAAITPIAPAPDTWTLALADVAGEVLTRRQAWLGV, translated from the coding sequence ATGAGCACTGTCCGTTATTGGGTTCGCTGTGAACCGCTGGCCCACCGTTACCGGATCAGCGGCGAATTCACCGTCGTCAGCGCGCCGATCCTGCGGCTGCCGTCGTGGATACGCGGCAGCTACCTGGTCCGCGATTTCGCCAAGCACGTGCAGGGCCTCGCCGTGTTCGCCGACGACGTGCCGGTGGCGATCACCCGGCTCGACAAGCGCAGTTTCCGGGTCGAAGGGCAGGGCCGCATCCGTCTCGAATACGCGGTGCATGCGCTCGATCCTTCGGTGCGCAAGGCCTGGCTCGATACCCGGCGCGGCTTCTTCAACGGCAGCTCGCTGTTCTACTGCCCGGCCGGTTTCGAGCGCAGCCGCTACGAGATCGTCGTCGAGCGTCCGGACGTGGCGATCGCGCCGAACTGGCAACTGGCGACGGCGCTGTCTGCGGTTGCCATCGATGCCGATGGTTTCGGTGAATACGCGGCGGCCGACTACGAAACGCTGATCGACTGCCCGGTCGAGATGGCTGCGTTCCAGCAGGTGGCCTTCGATGTCGACGGCGTCCCGCACAGCCTGATCCTGTCCGGCCGCTGCGAGCCCGATCTGCCGCGCCTTGCCGCCGACATCACCCGCATCTGCCACGTGCAGCGCGAGCTGTTCGGCCAGCAGCCGGCGATGGACAAATACCTGTTCCTGACCCAGGTCACCGGCAACGGTTACGGCGGCCTCGAACATCGCACGTCGACGGCGCTGGTCACCGCGCGCGATGCGCTGCCACGTCCGGGCATGTCCGGCCTGCGCAAGGGCTATCGCGGCTTTCTCGGCCTGGTCAGCCACGAGTATTTCCATCTCTGGAACGTCAAGCGGATCACAGCCGCGCGCTTCGCCGACAACGATCTCAGCGCCGAGGCCTACAGCGAAGATCTCTGGGCCTATGAAGGCGTGACGTCGTACTACGACGATCTGATGCTGCTCCGCGCCGGGCTGATCGATGCGCCGGTCTATCTCGATCTGGTCGCCGAAGCGGCAACCCGTCTGGCGCGCACGCCGGGCCGCTTCGTGCAGACCCTGGCCGATGCCAGCTTCGAGGCCTGGATCAAGTACTACCAGCCGGACGAGCAGACGCCGAACGCGGCGGTGAACTACTACGTCAAGGGTGCGCTGGTCACGCTCTGTCTGGACCTGTGGCTGCGCCGCCATTCCAGCGTGACCCTGGACGAGGTGATGCGCACGCTCTGGCAGCGCTACGGCAGCCGCGATGTCGGCGTGCCGGAAGGCGGGCTGGAAGCGGTCGCCGCCGAAATTTCCGGCCTCAATCTCGATCTGCCGCTCGACGCCTGGCTGCGCTCGACCACCGAGCTGCCGATGGCAGAACTGCTCGCCGAGTTCGGCGTCACCGCGATCCTGCGCAATAGCAGCGGCGCCAGCGATGAAGGCGGGCGCAGCGAATCGAAGCACACGCCGCCGGTCACGCTGGGTTTGAACCTGCGGGCTGGCGAAACGACGGTCGCCACGGTGTTCAGCGGTGGCGCGGCCGAAGGCGCGGGACTCGCGGCCGGTGATCAGCTGCTGGCGATCGATGGCCTCAAACTCACCGCCGGCAACTGGGCCAATCGCATGGAAACCCTGCGGCCCGGCGTGACGGTGACCCTGGCCTTCTTCCGCGGCGACGAGCTGCTGAGCGCGGCGATCACGCCGATCGCGCCAGCGCCCGATACCTGGACCCTGGCCCTCGCCGACGTTGCCGGCGAAGTGCTGACGCGTCGGCAAGCGTGGCTGGGCGTCTGA
- a CDS encoding LamG domain-containing protein translates to MNIHFSLSRRVLTVLAGTLLVAGQATAAGPTRGLIAHYCFDTSLTADCSTGGINGVVTGSVSLDKGVLGQSAKFGGYQNLGYIFVPNSLPLAAALGNNFTISYWVRLDSFAGENAFAQFVPYATQIAVAKRHDRTGFFSYIGATSPTTGNAGFIDYGAGANLASPITPQLGKWMHVAYTHSQTPNRDRLYVDGLLKQTIDDGRFDYFNAIDEPIYLGAQAPIFGQGVYQYPLAGALDEVRIYKRELSQIELFLTVLSDRLGIKN, encoded by the coding sequence ATGAACATCCACTTCTCACTCTCTCGCCGCGTGCTGACCGTGCTGGCCGGCACCCTGCTCGTCGCCGGACAGGCAACTGCCGCAGGCCCGACGCGCGGCCTGATCGCCCACTACTGCTTCGACACGAGCCTCACCGCCGACTGCTCGACGGGCGGCATCAACGGAGTTGTCACTGGCAGTGTTTCGCTGGACAAGGGTGTGCTCGGCCAGAGCGCGAAGTTTGGTGGCTATCAGAATCTGGGATACATCTTCGTGCCGAACAGCCTGCCCCTGGCGGCAGCCCTGGGCAACAACTTCACGATCAGTTACTGGGTACGGCTGGATTCATTCGCCGGCGAGAATGCCTTTGCCCAGTTCGTGCCCTACGCCACCCAGATAGCCGTGGCCAAGCGTCATGACCGCACTGGCTTCTTCAGCTACATCGGCGCCACCAGCCCGACCACCGGCAATGCCGGCTTCATCGACTACGGCGCCGGCGCCAACCTGGCCAGCCCGATCACGCCCCAGCTCGGCAAGTGGATGCACGTCGCCTACACCCACAGCCAGACACCTAACCGTGACCGGCTGTATGTCGATGGCCTGCTCAAGCAGACCATCGACGACGGCCGCTTCGACTACTTCAACGCCATCGACGAACCGATCTATCTCGGTGCCCAGGCACCGATATTCGGACAGGGCGTCTATCAGTACCCGCTGGCTGGCGCGCTCGACGAAGTGCGCATCTACAAGCGCGAGCTGTCGCAGATCGAACTGTTCCTCACCGTGCTGTCGGACCGTCTCGGCATCAAGAACTGA